A section of the Rhizomicrobium sp. genome encodes:
- a CDS encoding biotin--[acetyl-CoA-carboxylase] ligase has translation MTSWPQGYALKTFDVIDSTNEEAKRLAGRGEAGPIWISAARQTAGRGRRGRVWESPTGNLAATLMLRPGKPAQDCAQLSFAAAIAACDALRDFAQVSDVRVKWPNDVLAGGAKIAGILLESSGPAGEVPAWLAIGIGINLASHPGGTEFPATSLKAEGAAVPTADDALLHLAAHFARWYGRWQAEGFAPIRDAWLARAAGLGTRIRARLAIGETAGVFEGIDNTGALILRESAGTVRHIAAGEVFFA, from the coding sequence GTGACGTCCTGGCCGCAAGGCTACGCATTGAAGACGTTCGACGTCATCGACTCGACGAACGAGGAAGCCAAGCGCCTCGCCGGCCGCGGCGAGGCCGGCCCGATCTGGATTTCGGCGGCGCGCCAGACCGCGGGCAGGGGACGGCGCGGCCGCGTCTGGGAATCCCCCACCGGCAATCTCGCCGCCACCCTGATGCTGCGTCCCGGCAAGCCCGCCCAGGATTGCGCCCAGCTTTCCTTTGCCGCGGCGATAGCGGCCTGCGATGCACTGCGTGACTTCGCGCAGGTTTCGGACGTCCGCGTCAAATGGCCGAACGACGTTCTGGCGGGCGGCGCCAAGATCGCCGGCATCCTGCTCGAATCCTCCGGTCCGGCGGGCGAGGTTCCCGCCTGGCTCGCCATCGGCATCGGCATCAACCTCGCGTCGCATCCGGGCGGCACGGAATTCCCCGCCACCTCGCTCAAGGCGGAGGGCGCCGCTGTCCCGACGGCCGATGACGCCCTGCTGCACCTCGCCGCCCATTTCGCCCGATGGTACGGGCGCTGGCAGGCCGAGGGTTTCGCGCCCATCCGCGATGCCTGGCTCGCCCGCGCCGCCGGCCTCGGCACCCGCATCCGCGCCCGGCTGGCGATCGGCGAGACCGCAGGGGTATTCGAGGGCATCGACAACACCGGCGCCCTGATCCTGCGGGAGAGCGCCGGAACCGTCCGCCACATCGCTGCGGGCGAAGTGTTTTTCGCGTAA
- a CDS encoding type III pantothenate kinase, with protein sequence MLLAIDAGNTNIVFAVSEGGEIRAEWRAVTETRRTADEYAVLLQPLLQLQGISFADIDAAIIATVVPSALFDLRQLCRRYLKCEPLVIGDADLDLGIKINVDHPEAVGADRLVNTVAAHERYKGALIVVDFGTATTFDVVSEAGDYEGGVIAPGANLSAEALHGAAAMLPRVAVVRTQSVIGKDTVPAMQSGLYWGYVSLIEGIVARIKEEYGKPMTVIGTGGLANLFHRQTAAIEHLDPDLTIRGLIQIHARNAERAKAKPAPA encoded by the coding sequence ATGCTTCTCGCCATCGACGCCGGCAACACCAACATCGTCTTCGCGGTCAGCGAAGGTGGGGAGATCCGCGCCGAATGGCGCGCCGTGACCGAAACCCGCCGCACCGCCGACGAATATGCCGTCCTGCTCCAGCCGCTGCTCCAGCTCCAGGGCATCAGCTTCGCCGACATCGACGCGGCGATCATCGCGACCGTGGTGCCCTCGGCGCTGTTCGACCTGCGCCAGCTCTGCCGCCGCTACCTCAAATGCGAGCCGCTGGTGATCGGCGACGCCGATCTCGACCTCGGCATCAAGATAAACGTCGACCACCCCGAGGCCGTCGGCGCCGACCGCCTGGTCAACACCGTGGCGGCGCATGAGCGCTACAAGGGCGCCCTGATCGTGGTCGATTTCGGCACTGCCACGACCTTCGACGTGGTGTCGGAGGCCGGCGACTACGAAGGCGGCGTCATCGCGCCGGGCGCCAACCTGTCGGCCGAGGCGCTGCATGGGGCGGCCGCCATGCTGCCGCGCGTCGCGGTGGTGCGCACCCAGAGCGTGATCGGCAAGGACACCGTGCCCGCCATGCAGTCCGGGCTCTATTGGGGCTATGTCAGCCTGATCGAAGGCATTGTGGCGCGCATCAAGGAGGAGTACGGCAAGCCGATGACCGTCATCGGCACGGGCGGCCTCGCCAACCTGTTCCACCGCCAGACCGCGGCGATCGAGCATCTCGATCCCGACCTCACCATCCGCGGCCTCATCCAGATTCACGCGCGCAACGCCGAACGCGCCAAGGCGAAGCCCGCGCCCGCATGA
- a CDS encoding ribonuclease J produces the protein MNHPERDDELVFLALGGSGEIGMNFNAYGYGPPDDRKWIVVDCGVLFGRETTTPGVDLIMPDIRFLAEQRENVLAIVATHAHEDHIGAIPHLWPTLRCPIYATPFTAVLIEGKLEEAGLSAKVHPRRVPLSGKIELGPFAIEFISITHSIPEPNALAIRTPLGLIVHTGDWKIDPEPQVGEVTDIAALKALGDEGVLATVCDSTNALVAGESGSEARVREALTTLIGTLKGRVAVTSFASNVARLDTIARAAKAHGRQVALVGRAMHKITDAARETGYLKGFPAIIDEAEAAQLPPNRVLYLCTGSQGEPRAALARIAEGNHPNVSLGKGDAVIFSSRVIPGNDIAIHELHNKLSLLGVEVLSADDHFVHVSGHPCRDELAEMYRWTRPQIAIPVHGEPRHQAEHARLALSLQVPQAIVPENGQLIRLAPGRAGVIDEVPSGRVYMDGRVLIGEGAGLSRHRRALAFAGMIAITLVLDGKGRPAADPAVIIEGIPEPVHEAIRAALEEPLKRHNPKRDLDGHSLKESVRRAARRAAENAWGKKPVTRVEVVQI, from the coding sequence ATGAACCATCCCGAACGCGACGACGAACTCGTCTTCTTGGCCCTGGGGGGCTCGGGCGAGATCGGCATGAACTTCAACGCCTATGGTTATGGCCCGCCCGACGACCGCAAATGGATCGTGGTCGATTGCGGCGTCTTGTTCGGGCGCGAGACCACCACGCCCGGCGTCGACCTCATCATGCCGGACATCCGCTTCCTCGCCGAGCAGCGCGAGAACGTGCTCGCCATCGTCGCCACCCATGCGCATGAGGATCACATCGGCGCCATCCCGCATCTGTGGCCGACGCTGCGCTGTCCGATCTACGCCACGCCATTCACCGCGGTGCTGATCGAGGGCAAGCTGGAGGAGGCCGGTCTTTCGGCAAAGGTGCATCCCAGGCGCGTGCCGCTCTCCGGCAAGATAGAGCTCGGCCCCTTCGCGATCGAGTTCATCTCCATCACCCATTCCATTCCTGAGCCCAACGCGCTCGCCATCCGCACGCCGCTCGGCCTCATCGTCCACACCGGCGACTGGAAGATCGATCCCGAGCCGCAGGTCGGCGAAGTCACCGACATCGCCGCGCTGAAGGCGCTGGGCGACGAGGGCGTGCTCGCCACCGTTTGCGACTCCACCAACGCGCTGGTCGCCGGCGAGTCCGGCTCCGAGGCCCGGGTGCGCGAGGCGCTGACCACCCTGATCGGCACGCTGAAGGGCCGTGTCGCGGTCACCTCCTTCGCCTCGAACGTCGCCCGGCTCGACACCATCGCCCGCGCCGCCAAGGCCCATGGCCGCCAGGTCGCCCTCGTCGGCCGCGCCATGCACAAGATCACCGATGCCGCGCGCGAGACCGGCTATCTGAAAGGCTTTCCCGCGATCATCGACGAGGCCGAGGCCGCCCAGCTTCCCCCCAACCGCGTGCTCTATCTCTGCACCGGCAGCCAGGGCGAGCCGCGTGCCGCGCTGGCCCGCATCGCCGAGGGCAACCATCCCAATGTCAGCCTCGGCAAGGGCGACGCCGTGATCTTCTCGTCCCGCGTCATCCCCGGAAACGACATCGCCATACACGAGCTGCACAACAAGCTCTCGCTCCTGGGCGTCGAGGTCCTGTCCGCCGACGACCATTTCGTCCACGTCTCCGGCCATCCCTGCCGCGACGAGCTGGCCGAGATGTACCGCTGGACCCGGCCGCAGATCGCCATCCCGGTCCATGGCGAGCCGCGCCACCAGGCCGAGCATGCGCGCCTCGCGCTCTCGCTCCAGGTGCCGCAGGCCATCGTGCCGGAGAACGGCCAGCTTATCCGCCTCGCCCCCGGTCGCGCCGGGGTGATCGACGAAGTGCCGTCCGGCCGCGTCTACATGGACGGGCGCGTGCTGATCGGGGAGGGCGCGGGTCTTTCCCGCCACCGCCGGGCACTCGCCTTCGCCGGCATGATCGCGATCACCCTGGTGCTGGACGGCAAGGGCCGCCCCGCCGCCGATCCCGCCGTCATCATTGAGGGCATCCCGGAGCCGGTGCACGAGGCGATCCGCGCCGCGCTGGAAGAGCCGCTCAAGCGCCACAATCCCAAGCGCGACCTCGACGGCCACAGCCTGAAAGAGAGCGTCCGGCGCGCCGCCCGCCGGGCCGCCGAGAACGCCTGGGGCAAGAAGCCGGTGACGCGGGTGGAAGTGGTCCAGATATAG
- the nuoN gene encoding NADH-quinone oxidoreductase subunit NuoN, which yields MTLQADLLVLLPELLLAIGAMALLIGGVTAGDRAAGIVSWLAIALLAVAGWLVFSHARPASAFGGAFVVDGFARFSKILILAGSALSILMADEFFGLEKTRRFELPVLMLLATLGMMLMVSASSFIALYMGLELQSLALYVLAAFNRDSLRSTEAGLKYFVLGALSSGMLLYGISLIYGFTGSTEFAIIAKATAGGGANLGLIFGLVFLVAGLAFKVGAVPFHMWTPDVYEGSPTPVTAFFVTAAKVAAFALFIRAVVAPFPGLIHQWQQIVVVVSVLSVVLGSVAAIGQTNIKRLLAYSSIGHVGYALLGLAAGTQLGIQGMLVYLAYYLLTNLGMFACVSAMRRDGEPVEDIRQLAGLSRTQPWFAFAMAALTLSLAGLPPLAGIFAKLYVFGAAIQAHLYVPAIINIVASVAGAFYYLRILQIMYFDEPVRGFDRGVGGGTQAIMWGTSAVSLFFVVVPAPTIAIAGSAAHALFP from the coding sequence ATGACCCTGCAAGCCGACCTTCTCGTCCTCCTGCCGGAGCTTCTGCTCGCGATCGGCGCGATGGCGCTCCTGATCGGCGGCGTCACCGCGGGCGATCGCGCCGCCGGCATCGTGTCCTGGCTCGCGATCGCGCTCCTGGCCGTCGCCGGCTGGCTGGTGTTTTCGCACGCCCGGCCGGCCTCGGCCTTTGGCGGCGCCTTCGTGGTCGACGGCTTCGCGCGGTTCAGCAAGATCCTCATCCTCGCCGGCTCGGCGCTCTCCATCCTGATGGCGGACGAATTCTTCGGCCTGGAAAAGACAAGGCGCTTCGAATTGCCGGTGCTGATGCTCCTGGCGACGCTCGGCATGATGCTGATGGTCTCGGCCTCCAGCTTCATCGCGCTCTATATGGGCCTGGAGCTGCAGAGCCTCGCGCTCTACGTGCTGGCCGCCTTCAACCGGGATTCGCTGCGCTCGACCGAAGCAGGTCTTAAATATTTCGTCCTTGGTGCGCTGTCGTCCGGCATGCTGCTCTACGGCATCTCGCTGATCTACGGCTTCACCGGCTCGACCGAGTTCGCGATCATCGCCAAGGCCACCGCCGGTGGCGGCGCCAATCTCGGCCTGATCTTCGGTCTCGTCTTCCTGGTCGCGGGCCTCGCCTTCAAGGTCGGCGCTGTGCCGTTCCATATGTGGACGCCGGACGTGTACGAGGGCTCGCCGACTCCCGTTACCGCCTTCTTCGTCACCGCCGCCAAGGTCGCCGCCTTCGCGCTCTTCATCCGCGCCGTGGTCGCGCCGTTCCCGGGCCTGATCCACCAGTGGCAGCAGATCGTCGTGGTGGTCTCGGTGCTGTCCGTCGTGCTCGGCTCGGTCGCCGCCATCGGCCAGACCAACATCAAGCGCCTGCTCGCCTACAGCTCCATCGGCCATGTCGGTTACGCACTGCTCGGCCTCGCCGCCGGCACGCAGCTCGGCATCCAGGGCATGCTGGTCTATCTGGCCTATTACCTGCTCACCAATCTGGGCATGTTCGCCTGCGTCTCCGCCATGCGCCGCGACGGCGAGCCGGTGGAGGACATCCGCCAGCTTGCCGGCCTGTCGCGCACCCAGCCCTGGTTCGCCTTCGCCATGGCGGCGCTGACGCTGAGCCTTGCCGGCCTGCCGCCGCTCGCCGGCATCTTCGCCAAGCTCTACGTCTTCGGCGCCGCGATCCAGGCCCATCTCTACGTGCCGGCCATCATCAACATCGTCGCCAGCGTGGCGGGCGCGTTCTACTATCTGCGCATCCTCCAGATCATGTATTTCGACGAGCCGGTGCGCGGCTTCGACCGCGGCGTCGGCGGCGGCACGCAGGCGATCATGTGGGGCACCAGCGCCGTCTCGCTGTTCTTCGTCGTCGTCCCGGCGCCCACGATCGCCATTGCCGGCAGCGCGGCGCACGCGCTTTTCCCGTGA